One window of Silurus meridionalis isolate SWU-2019-XX chromosome 9, ASM1480568v1, whole genome shotgun sequence genomic DNA carries:
- the bola3 gene encoding bolA-like protein 3 has translation MKSVGMSLHRLLRCKILQGLSCRQTQKTFSTNTEGEIHITKILKEKFPQASSLKVVDISGGCGAMYEIHIESDEFRGKRIVQQHKLVNQALKEEIKEMHGLRIFTDVPKK, from the exons atGAAATCAGTCGGAATGTCGCTTCACAGACTACTAAGATGCAAA ATTCTTCAAGGATTATcatgcagacagacacagaaaacTTTCTCGACTAACACTGAAGGAGAGATCCACATTACCAAAATCCTTAAAGAGAAGTTTCCCCAAGCCTCATCTCTCAAAGTTGTGGATATATCCG gTGGCTGCGGTGCGATGTATGAAATCCACATCGAGTCAGATGAATTCAGAGGGAAAAGAATAGTGCAGCAGCACAAGTTAGTGAATCAG GCACTCAAGGAAGAGATTAAAGAAATGCACGGACTGCGGATCTTCACTGATGTTCCGAAAAAGTAG
- the bco1 gene encoding beta,beta-carotene 15,15'-dioxygenase, producing the protein MQYDYGKNKKEHPDPVKAELKGCLPEWLQGTLVRNGPGLFSFGETSYNHWFDGMALLQSFTIKKGEVTYRSKYLRSDTYNSNMEANRIVVSEMGTMAYPHPSKNMLSKMVTFINHTVPDFTDNCAGNIIKYGNDYYATSETNYIRKIDPMTLETQDKVDYKKYLSLNLAIAHPHYDKEGNSYNMGTTIADKGKTKFVIFKVPAVEHGKTQAGSDWTPALKNAEIVTTVPCRSLLTPSYYHSFGMTENFFIFIEQPLKLDIVKMATAYMRGVSWASCMKFQPEDVLIHLVDRHTKKEVDMKYYTDTMVIYHHVNAFEEDGHVIVDVIAYDDYSLYDMFYLDKLKEHTASNTSVMPKYRRFVLPLTDKCVEPGENIVKLKYTTATALKGKEGKLLCKPEIITEGTEVPRINYNYNGQKHRYVYMTEANCLTATKVIKLDVETKLQVEWSAVNCCVTEALFVPRPGASDEDDGVVLNSVINCNPAESDFLLVLDGKSFQELARASVKVELHIDMHGFFILQHEPLPAERTAGESSTRC; encoded by the exons ATGCAGTATGATTATGGAAAAAATAAGAAGGAGCACCCTGATCCTGTGAAAGCAGAATTAAAAG GCTGTCTTCCTGAGTGGCTGCAAGGCACCCTCGTGCGAAATGGCCCAGGTCTCTTCTCATTCGGAGAGACGTCTTATAATCACTGGTTTGATGGAATGGCACTCTTGCAGAGTTTCACAATCAAAAAAG GAGAGGTTACATACAGAAGCAAATATCTCAGGAGTGACACTTACAACAGCAACATGGAAGCCAATAGAATCGTAGTTTCAGAAATGGGAACCATGGCATATCCACATCCTTCCAAAAACATGCTCAGCAA AATGGTTACGTTCATCAATCACACTGTACCAGACTTCACAGACAATTGTGCTGGTAACATCATAAAATATGGAAATGATTACTATGCCACTTCTGAAACCAATTATATTCGCAAAATTGATCCCATGACCTTGGAGACTCAAGACAAG GTGGACTACAAGAAATACCTTTCTTTAAACCTTGCTATAGCTCACCCACACTATGATAAAGAAGGAAACAGCTATAACATGGGAACGACAATTGCAGACAAGGGCAAGACCAAATTTGTGATATTTAAGGTCCCTGCTGTGGAACATGGCAAAACTCAAG CTGGCTCGGACTGGACTCCAGCCTTAAAGAATGCTGAAATTGTGACTACGGTTCCTTGCCGCTCCCTCCTCACACCAAGCTATTACCACAGCTTTGGCATGACAGAGAACTTTTTCATCTTTATTGAGCAACCcttaaagctggacattgtcAAAATGGCCACTGCTTACATGAGGGGGGTGAGCTGGGCTAGCTGCATGAAATTCCAGCCTGAGGAT GTCCTAATTCACCTTGTCGACCGACACACAAAGAAAGAAGTTGACATGAAATACTACACAGACACAATGGTCATATACCATCACGTCAATGCTTTCGAAGAGGACGGACATGTGATAGTTGACGTGATTGCTTATGATGACTACAGTCTGTATGACATGTTTTACCTGGACAAGCTGAAAGAACACACTGCAAGCAACACTAGTGTCATGCCAAAGTACAGACGGTTTGTGCTGCCACTTACTGACAAG TGTGTTGAACCAGGAGAAAACATAGTCAAGCTGAAATACACGACAGCAACAGctttaaaaggaaaagaaggaaaattaCTCTGCAAGCCAGAGATTATTACTGAAG GTACTGAAGTTCCCAGAATTAATTACAACTACAATGGACAGAAGCACAGATATGTTTATATGACCGAGGCAAATTGTTTAACTGCAACAAAG GTGATCAAGTTGGATGTTGAAACAAAGCTGCAGGTTGAATGGAGCGCAGTGAACTGCTGCGTCACTGAGGCTCTGTTTGTCCCTAGACCTGGTGcaagtgatgaggatgatg GGGTAGTCCTAAATTCAGTCATAAACTGCAATCCGGCTGAATCTGACTTTCTTCTGGTGCTTGATGGGAAATCATTCCAAGAACTGGCCCGGGCTAGTGTAAAAGTAGAGCTGCACATAGACATGCATGGCTTCTTTATACTGCAACATGAACCTTTACCTGCTGAACGCACAGCTGGAGAATCTTCAACCCGCTGCTGA